The following are from one region of the Sandaracinus amylolyticus genome:
- a CDS encoding YkgJ family cysteine cluster protein: MKKALPIVNEEQARFECVWPGCGGACCKESRPPVSEGEAARIAEAIPHVVAKLRPAARRVVERGAWITKRVKHGRPMLAIAERYCVFYAEGCALHVLGASEGDKNKYKPATCITFPLDRDDHDRWFVRQHGVANEEWTELACLDPAASSTRAVDSLRDEIGFAERVDAGLETWRRPNGR, encoded by the coding sequence GTGAAGAAGGCGCTGCCGATCGTCAACGAAGAGCAAGCGCGCTTCGAGTGCGTGTGGCCGGGATGCGGCGGCGCGTGCTGCAAGGAGAGCCGTCCGCCCGTGAGCGAAGGCGAGGCAGCGCGCATCGCCGAGGCGATCCCGCACGTGGTCGCGAAGCTGCGGCCCGCCGCGCGTCGCGTCGTCGAGCGCGGCGCGTGGATCACCAAGCGCGTGAAGCACGGCCGCCCGATGCTCGCGATCGCCGAGCGATACTGCGTGTTCTACGCCGAGGGCTGCGCCCTCCACGTGCTCGGCGCGAGCGAGGGCGACAAGAACAAGTACAAGCCCGCGACCTGCATCACGTTCCCGCTCGATCGCGACGATCACGATCGCTGGTTCGTGCGCCAGCACGGCGTCGCGAACGAAGAGTGGACCGAGCTCGCATGCCTCGATCCCGCGGCGTCCTCGACGCGCGCGGTCGACTCGCTGCGCGACGAGATCGGGTTCGCGGAGCGCGTGGACGCGGGGCTCGAGACCTGGCGACGCCCGAACGGGCGCTAG
- a CDS encoding D-alanine--D-alanine ligase family protein — protein MDTHRNSPSRRGATRAPSIVSLGGPSYPHSHRYGLAPRIVRALGTNVPGRFDAAEVGPSMRGGAPGAPARLPMSSSFGGALRTHMKSLGEGPRTTEVRTVGIAYDLKADFERVARRTLGDVEMPEDAFEEYDSDATVSAIEEALGANGYRTRRLGSGRSFLARAMQEPGDLVFNIAEGYGTRSREAHVPSALEMLGVPYTHSDPLTLALTLDKAMAKRVVASAGVPTPRFIVVENVEQLHDVPLVFPLIAKPLFEGSSMGVRKHSRVVDLYDLRELCGQLLADYREPVLVEEFCSGPEFTVGILGTGASAQVIGAMEIVPRRCAVDEFVYSLEVKRNYLEEVEYHVPPRRPDELVRAVEDVALAAYRALACRDVGRVDVRLGDDGEPKFLEVNPLPGLNPVTGDLVILARANGLGYADLIGRIVEAARERQGL, from the coding sequence ATGGACACGCATCGCAATTCTCCTTCGCGGCGCGGCGCGACTCGCGCGCCCAGCATCGTCTCGCTCGGTGGTCCTTCGTATCCGCACTCTCACCGCTACGGTCTCGCGCCGCGCATCGTGCGCGCGCTCGGCACCAACGTTCCCGGTCGCTTCGACGCCGCCGAGGTCGGTCCGTCGATGCGCGGCGGCGCGCCCGGCGCGCCGGCACGGCTCCCGATGTCCTCGTCGTTCGGCGGCGCGCTGCGCACGCACATGAAGAGCCTCGGCGAGGGCCCGCGCACCACCGAGGTGCGCACCGTCGGCATCGCGTACGACCTCAAGGCCGACTTCGAGCGCGTCGCGCGCCGCACGCTCGGAGACGTCGAGATGCCCGAGGACGCGTTCGAGGAGTACGACTCCGACGCGACCGTCTCGGCGATCGAAGAGGCGCTCGGCGCGAACGGCTATCGCACCCGCCGGCTCGGCAGCGGTCGCTCGTTCCTCGCGCGCGCGATGCAGGAGCCGGGGGATCTCGTCTTCAACATCGCCGAGGGCTACGGCACGCGCTCGCGCGAGGCGCACGTGCCGAGCGCGCTCGAGATGCTCGGAGTGCCCTACACGCACTCGGATCCGCTGACGCTCGCGCTCACGCTCGACAAGGCGATGGCCAAGCGAGTCGTCGCGTCGGCGGGCGTGCCCACGCCGCGCTTCATCGTCGTCGAGAACGTCGAGCAGCTGCACGACGTGCCGCTCGTGTTCCCGCTGATTGCGAAGCCGCTCTTCGAGGGCTCGAGCATGGGCGTGCGCAAGCACAGCCGCGTGGTCGATCTCTACGATCTGCGCGAGCTCTGCGGGCAGCTCCTCGCGGACTACCGCGAGCCGGTGCTGGTCGAGGAGTTCTGCTCGGGCCCCGAGTTCACCGTGGGCATCCTCGGCACCGGGGCGAGCGCGCAGGTGATCGGCGCGATGGAGATCGTGCCCCGCAGGTGTGCGGTCGACGAGTTCGTGTATTCGTTGGAGGTCAAACGAAATTACCTCGAAGAGGTCGAGTACCACGTCCCGCCGCGCCGCCCGGACGAGCTGGTGCGCGCGGTCGAGGACGTCGCGCTCGCGGCGTACCGTGCGCTCGCGTGTCGCGACGTCGGCCGCGTGGACGTGCGCCTCGGTGACGACGGCGAGCCGAAGTTCCTCGAGGTGAACCCGCTGCCGGGGTTGAACCCGGTGACGGGCGATCTGGTGATCCTCGCGCGGGCGAATGGGCTCGGGTATGCGGATCTGATCGGGCGGATCGTCGAAGCGGCGCGCGAGAGACAAGGCCTGTGA
- a CDS encoding FAD-dependent oxidoreductase gives MDKTDVLVVGAGPTGLTMACELARRGLAVRVIDRAAAASTHSKAIAVHARTLEIFEDVGIVEDLIARGLVLRGITMWAGSEVIVSAGFEELDTRFSYLLSVSQAETEAVLAAKLESLGVKVERGTSLVSFRQDGTGVTATLRANDAESTLRAAWLVGCDGAHSTVREKLELPLEGTTYDERFVLADVTIRWDTRDDRISTWFAEDGVVACFPLPGGRWRVIASAPASDETEADPTLEEVQAIFDRRTATGGVLGDATWLARFRIHCRQVAHYRDDRVFLAGDAAHVHSPVGGQGMNTGIQDAHNLAWKLAMVHRGEARGLLLDSYEQERHAIARSVLKGTDLATKVGTLKNSVARALRNEVARHLVGLEVVQQRIAREVSELAVGYQSSPIVREDKMSMLQARIGSAAGGETPTLGTMREFEHGPHAGSRAPDGRVTVAGSSGTKRLAEILDGRAWTLLLFDGRHESDAGYERYTKLCDRVASRWGASVRAFVVTPRATRPAKLPESVPVLLDPDGDLEKRYGATSECAYLIRPDLYVGYRGQPIDEAKLDAYLRSILR, from the coding sequence ATGGACAAGACGGACGTGCTGGTCGTCGGCGCCGGGCCGACCGGGCTGACGATGGCGTGCGAGCTCGCGCGGCGCGGGCTCGCGGTGCGGGTGATCGATCGCGCGGCGGCGGCGAGCACACACTCGAAGGCGATCGCGGTGCACGCGCGCACGCTCGAGATCTTCGAGGACGTCGGGATCGTCGAGGATCTGATCGCGCGCGGGCTGGTGCTGCGCGGCATCACGATGTGGGCGGGCAGCGAGGTGATCGTGAGCGCGGGGTTCGAGGAGCTCGACACGCGCTTCTCGTACCTGCTCTCGGTGTCGCAGGCCGAGACCGAGGCCGTGCTCGCGGCGAAGCTCGAGTCGCTCGGGGTGAAGGTCGAGCGCGGCACGTCGCTCGTCTCGTTCCGTCAGGACGGGACCGGCGTCACCGCGACGCTGCGCGCGAACGACGCGGAGTCGACGCTGCGCGCGGCCTGGCTCGTCGGATGCGACGGCGCGCACAGCACGGTGCGCGAGAAGCTCGAGCTGCCCCTCGAGGGCACGACGTACGACGAGCGCTTCGTGCTCGCCGACGTGACGATCCGCTGGGACACCCGCGACGATCGCATCTCGACGTGGTTCGCCGAGGACGGCGTGGTCGCGTGTTTTCCCCTGCCCGGCGGGCGCTGGCGCGTGATCGCGAGCGCGCCCGCGAGCGACGAGACCGAGGCCGATCCGACGCTCGAGGAAGTGCAGGCGATCTTCGATCGACGCACCGCGACCGGCGGCGTGCTCGGCGACGCGACGTGGCTCGCGCGCTTCCGCATCCACTGCCGTCAGGTCGCGCATTATCGCGACGATCGCGTCTTCCTCGCGGGCGACGCCGCGCACGTGCACAGCCCGGTGGGCGGGCAGGGGATGAACACCGGCATCCAGGACGCCCACAACCTCGCGTGGAAGCTCGCCATGGTTCATCGCGGCGAGGCGCGCGGGCTCTTGCTCGACAGCTACGAGCAGGAGCGCCACGCGATCGCGCGCAGCGTGCTCAAGGGGACCGATCTCGCGACGAAGGTCGGCACGCTGAAGAACAGCGTCGCGCGCGCGCTGCGCAACGAGGTCGCGCGGCACCTCGTGGGCCTCGAGGTCGTGCAGCAGCGCATCGCGCGCGAGGTCTCGGAGCTCGCGGTCGGCTATCAGTCGAGCCCGATCGTGCGCGAGGACAAGATGTCGATGCTCCAAGCACGCATCGGCAGCGCAGCGGGCGGCGAGACCCCGACGCTCGGCACGATGCGCGAGTTCGAGCACGGACCGCACGCGGGATCGCGCGCGCCCGACGGGCGGGTCACCGTCGCGGGCAGCAGCGGCACCAAGCGGCTCGCGGAGATCCTCGACGGACGCGCGTGGACGCTGCTGCTCTTCGATGGTCGCCACGAGAGCGATGCCGGCTACGAGCGCTACACGAAACTCTGCGATCGTGTGGCGTCGCGCTGGGGCGCGAGCGTGCGCGCGTTCGTCGTCACCCCGCGCGCGACGCGCCCGGCGAAGCTGCCGGAGAGCGTGCCGGTGCTCCTCGATCCCGACGGCGATCTCGAGAAGCGCTACGGCGCGACGAGCGAGTGCGCGTACCTGATCCGGCCCGATCTCTACGTCGGCTATCGCGGCCAGCCGATCGACGAGGCGAAGCTCGACGCATACCTCCGCTCGATCCTGCGCTGA
- a CDS encoding pyridoxal phosphate-dependent aminotransferase — MATTDLTSIARTAPTSSAPRVSTMAEGLVGSEILKIAAEIRALIKGGRTVCNLTVGDFDPKQFPIPDALKKAIVDAYDANETNYPPSNGMPELRDALPRFYERELGLRYPLESFLVASGARPVIYGIYRAVVDPGDTVVYPVPSWNNNHYVHMLGAKGVTVPCGPESRFLPSKSELLATLPTARLVCLNSPLNPTGTAMARDQLLGVCEAIVAENEKRASRGEKPVYLMYDHIYWMLTAKGTEHYTPPQLVPEMAKYTIFVDGISKAFAATGVRVGWAVGPTDVIDRMSAIIGHVGAWAPRAEQIATARLLDDTSAIKTYVDTMHAGLGARLNALHEAFQSMKSSGLPVDSLSPEGAIYLTVRIAPFGKKTSSGAELKTNEDVRRYVLEAAGVGIVPFQAFGVPGDDGWFRLSVGAVSEREIRDAMPRLAEALKAL, encoded by the coding sequence ATGGCCACGACCGACCTGACCTCGATCGCACGCACGGCTCCCACCTCGAGCGCCCCGCGCGTCTCCACGATGGCCGAGGGCCTCGTCGGCTCGGAGATCCTCAAGATCGCCGCCGAGATCCGCGCGCTGATCAAGGGCGGTCGCACCGTCTGCAACCTGACGGTCGGCGACTTCGATCCGAAGCAGTTCCCGATCCCCGACGCGCTCAAGAAGGCGATCGTCGACGCCTACGACGCGAACGAGACGAACTATCCGCCGAGCAACGGCATGCCCGAGCTGCGCGACGCGCTGCCGCGCTTCTACGAGCGCGAGCTCGGTCTGCGTTATCCGCTCGAGTCGTTCCTCGTCGCGAGCGGCGCGCGCCCCGTCATCTACGGCATCTATCGCGCAGTCGTCGATCCCGGCGACACCGTCGTCTATCCGGTGCCGTCGTGGAACAACAACCACTACGTGCACATGCTCGGCGCAAAGGGCGTGACCGTGCCCTGCGGCCCCGAGTCGCGCTTCCTGCCGAGCAAGAGCGAGCTCCTCGCGACGCTGCCCACCGCGCGCCTCGTGTGCCTCAACTCGCCGCTCAACCCGACCGGCACCGCGATGGCGCGCGATCAGCTCCTCGGCGTGTGCGAGGCGATCGTCGCGGAGAACGAGAAGCGCGCGTCGCGCGGCGAGAAGCCGGTCTACCTGATGTACGACCACATCTACTGGATGCTCACGGCGAAGGGCACCGAGCACTACACGCCGCCGCAGCTCGTCCCGGAGATGGCGAAGTACACGATCTTCGTCGACGGCATCAGCAAGGCGTTCGCCGCGACCGGCGTGCGCGTGGGCTGGGCGGTCGGTCCGACCGACGTGATCGATCGGATGAGCGCGATCATCGGGCACGTCGGTGCGTGGGCGCCGCGCGCCGAGCAGATCGCGACCGCGCGCCTGCTCGACGACACCAGCGCGATCAAGACCTACGTCGACACGATGCACGCGGGCCTCGGCGCGCGCCTGAACGCGCTCCACGAGGCGTTCCAGTCGATGAAGTCGTCGGGCCTCCCGGTGGACTCGCTCTCTCCCGAGGGCGCGATCTACCTGACGGTGCGCATCGCGCCGTTCGGCAAGAAGACCTCGAGCGGCGCCGAGCTCAAGACGAACGAGGACGTGCGCCGCTACGTGCTCGAGGCCGCGGGCGTCGGCATCGTGCCGTTCCAGGCGTTCGGCGTGCCGGGCGACGACGGATGGTTCCGGCTCAGCGTCGGCGCGGTGAGCGAGCGCGAGATCCGCGACGCGATGCCGCGCCTCGCCGAAGCGCTCAAGGCGCTCTGA
- a CDS encoding ClpX C4-type zinc finger protein, with the protein MACSFCGLDRRQVAKLIAGPKAFICDACVRLSKEIIDREGSIEDRVGGVRWVVLSELASLPPRTPRAMVRKLVLAAIALCEDDPAALRQLASAAWSANDPEGGVLALRRIPEADRTADDVIAEAVHHDTMGAYAVGIALLDALDPATLSPSAREIVPLHRAVMQLAGGLVKPEDARGLERFGIDFVQHVLPSLALDDGYRRALEREALLVQARAVVLAGELTRAEAMLREHLLAHEKDAEVWALLFDIHHARGEHELARTARARALEHAHPEGPIAARLRDATIGPFR; encoded by the coding sequence ATGGCGTGCTCGTTCTGCGGGCTCGACCGCCGCCAGGTCGCGAAGCTGATCGCAGGACCGAAGGCGTTCATCTGCGACGCCTGCGTGCGCCTCTCGAAGGAGATCATCGATCGCGAGGGCAGCATCGAGGATCGTGTCGGAGGCGTGCGGTGGGTGGTGCTGAGCGAGCTCGCGTCGCTGCCTCCGAGGACTCCTCGCGCGATGGTGCGCAAGCTCGTGCTCGCGGCGATCGCGCTGTGCGAGGACGACCCGGCTGCGCTGCGCCAGCTCGCGTCGGCAGCGTGGTCGGCGAACGATCCCGAGGGCGGCGTGCTCGCGCTGCGGCGCATCCCGGAGGCGGATCGCACGGCCGACGACGTGATCGCGGAGGCCGTGCACCACGACACGATGGGCGCGTACGCGGTCGGGATCGCGCTGCTCGACGCGCTCGATCCTGCGACGCTCTCGCCGAGCGCACGCGAGATCGTGCCGCTCCATCGTGCGGTGATGCAGCTCGCCGGAGGGCTCGTGAAGCCCGAGGACGCGCGCGGGCTCGAGCGCTTCGGGATCGACTTCGTGCAGCACGTGCTGCCCTCGCTCGCGCTCGACGACGGCTATCGGCGCGCGCTCGAGCGCGAAGCCCTCCTCGTGCAGGCGCGTGCGGTCGTGCTCGCGGGCGAGCTCACACGCGCCGAGGCGATGCTGCGCGAGCACCTGCTCGCGCACGAGAAGGACGCCGAGGTGTGGGCGCTGCTCTTCGACATCCACCACGCGCGCGGCGAGCACGAGCTCGCGCGCACCGCGCGCGCCAGGGCGCTCGAGCACGCGCACCCCGAAGGGCCGATCGCCGCGCGCCTGCGCGACGCGACCATCGGCCCGTTCCGCTGA
- a CDS encoding D-alanine--D-alanine ligase family protein, producing MTPLRSIAILWDSLSTTSASSAETGAAEAAAVASIGGVIDEVAQVASSLGLRVDRVPLSSDPRTMLAQVAAIDADVVVNLAESWAGRVRNEAGVAWTLELRGCAYTGATPRALALCLEKPLTRALLASAGVPVPEGATMSDSRAPWPLGARGPWIVKPAAQDASHGIDAASVVHDEPPARARVEHLIARGLGPALIERYVDGRELNVSIVELDGAPPRALPVAEIDYSRFPANLPRILTFSAKWDEESDEYRGSASVEARDLDAELRARIEQVALAAWRALGLRDYGRVDLRLDRDGAPFVIDVNPNPDLSRGAGLCLAAERAGIGYEGLIAGLLRGAARRARTD from the coding sequence ATGACTCCGCTCCGCTCCATCGCGATCCTCTGGGACTCCCTCTCCACCACCTCCGCCTCTTCCGCCGAGACCGGTGCCGCCGAGGCCGCGGCCGTGGCCTCGATCGGCGGAGTGATCGACGAGGTCGCGCAGGTCGCGTCGTCGCTCGGACTGCGGGTCGATCGTGTCCCGCTCTCGAGCGATCCGCGCACGATGCTCGCGCAGGTCGCGGCCATCGATGCCGACGTCGTGGTCAATCTCGCCGAGAGCTGGGCCGGACGCGTGCGCAACGAAGCCGGCGTCGCGTGGACGCTCGAGCTGCGCGGCTGCGCGTACACCGGCGCGACCCCGCGCGCGCTCGCGCTCTGTCTCGAGAAACCGCTCACCCGCGCGCTGCTCGCGAGCGCCGGCGTGCCGGTGCCCGAGGGCGCGACGATGAGCGACTCGCGCGCGCCCTGGCCACTCGGCGCGCGCGGCCCGTGGATCGTGAAGCCTGCGGCCCAGGACGCGAGCCACGGCATCGACGCCGCGAGCGTGGTGCACGACGAGCCCCCCGCCCGCGCCCGCGTCGAGCACCTGATCGCCCGCGGCCTCGGCCCCGCGCTGATCGAGCGCTACGTCGACGGACGCGAGCTCAACGTGTCGATCGTCGAGCTCGACGGCGCGCCCCCCCGCGCGCTGCCGGTCGCCGAGATCGATTACTCGCGATTTCCCGCGAATTTGCCGCGAATTCTCACGTTCTCGGCGAAGTGGGACGAAGAGAGCGACGAGTACCGCGGCAGCGCGAGCGTCGAAGCGCGCGACCTCGACGCGGAGCTCCGCGCGCGCATCGAGCAGGTCGCGCTCGCGGCGTGGCGCGCCCTCGGGCTGCGCGACTACGGGCGTGTCGATCTCCGTCTCGATCGCGATGGTGCGCCCTTCGTGATCGACGTGAACCCCAACCCCGATCTCTCGCGCGGCGCCGGGCTCTGCCTCGCCGCGGAGCGAGCCGGGATCGGATACGAGGGCCTGATCGCGGGCCTCCTTCGAGGAGCAGCACGTCGTGCGCGTACGGACTGA
- a CDS encoding acyl-CoA dehydrogenase — MNPLVSDRFVDFLLYDVLDAPSLTTLPAFADHERETFDLWLGACRRLAREVLFPTYRVMDEAPPRLEHGQVHVHPAMRAIWKELAELGVIASTRPASVGGQQLPLTVSTLASAYLMAGNLSAYGYAGLTTGAAHLIEAFGDAWTKETFMAPLYEGRWTGTMTLTEPQAGSSLADVQTRATRTDQGHFLLRGAKVFISGGDHDVTDNVVHLVLARIDGAPAGTKGISLFAVPKRRREGDAWVDNDVSISGVIHKIGWKGLPSVALALGDRNDCHGWLIGAENSGLRCMFQMMNEARLMVGVNATATASVAFHESLAYARERTQGRPLGVVDATTPPVPLIEHPDVRRMLLRQKAIVEGALCLLATSAKYADLAEHATDPAVRERSRLLLDLLTPMAKSFPAEYGFESNALAVQIHGGYGYSSEYLPESWLRDQKLNSIHEGTTGIQSLDLLGRKVVAGGGAAMMAWREEILSDCARADEAGVDRARTQSVRDALERVVALTGALGARGMKGDVNGMLAHSADYLQLASILAVAWMWTRMRAAVAGRDEAFARAIDRAAMYWIATEVPRIEVLARLCESAEPSYLGLDPADL, encoded by the coding sequence ATGAACCCTCTCGTCTCCGATCGCTTCGTCGACTTCCTGCTCTACGACGTCCTCGACGCGCCCTCGCTCACGACGCTGCCGGCGTTCGCCGATCACGAGCGCGAGACGTTCGATCTGTGGCTCGGTGCGTGTCGCAGGCTCGCGCGCGAGGTGCTCTTCCCGACCTATCGCGTGATGGACGAAGCGCCGCCGCGCCTCGAGCACGGCCAGGTGCACGTGCACCCCGCGATGCGCGCGATCTGGAAGGAGCTCGCGGAGCTCGGCGTGATCGCGTCGACGCGCCCCGCGTCGGTCGGTGGTCAGCAGCTGCCGCTCACCGTGTCGACGCTCGCGAGCGCGTACCTGATGGCCGGCAATCTCTCGGCGTACGGCTACGCCGGGCTCACCACCGGCGCCGCGCACCTGATCGAGGCGTTCGGCGACGCGTGGACGAAGGAGACGTTCATGGCGCCGCTCTACGAGGGGCGCTGGACCGGCACGATGACGCTCACCGAGCCCCAGGCGGGCTCGTCGCTCGCCGACGTGCAGACGCGCGCGACCCGTACTGACCAGGGTCATTTTCTGCTGCGCGGCGCGAAGGTCTTCATCTCGGGCGGTGATCACGACGTGACCGACAACGTCGTGCACCTCGTGCTCGCGCGCATCGACGGAGCGCCCGCGGGCACCAAGGGCATCTCGCTCTTCGCGGTGCCCAAGCGTCGTCGCGAGGGCGATGCGTGGGTCGACAACGACGTGTCGATCAGCGGCGTGATCCACAAGATCGGGTGGAAGGGTCTGCCGAGCGTCGCGCTCGCGCTCGGTGATCGCAACGACTGCCACGGATGGCTGATCGGTGCGGAGAATTCGGGGCTCCGCTGCATGTTCCAGATGATGAACGAGGCGCGCCTGATGGTCGGGGTGAACGCCACCGCGACCGCGTCGGTCGCGTTCCACGAGTCGCTCGCCTACGCGCGCGAGCGCACGCAAGGAAGGCCGCTCGGCGTGGTCGACGCGACGACGCCTCCGGTGCCGCTGATCGAGCACCCCGACGTGCGGCGCATGCTCCTTCGTCAGAAGGCGATCGTCGAAGGCGCGCTCTGTCTGCTCGCGACCAGCGCGAAGTACGCGGACCTCGCGGAGCACGCGACCGATCCCGCGGTGCGCGAGCGGAGCCGCTTGCTGCTCGATCTGCTGACGCCGATGGCGAAGAGCTTCCCCGCCGAGTACGGCTTCGAGTCGAACGCGCTCGCGGTGCAGATCCACGGCGGCTACGGCTACTCGTCGGAGTACCTGCCCGAGTCGTGGCTGCGCGATCAGAAGCTCAACTCGATCCACGAGGGCACGACCGGGATCCAGAGCCTCGATCTGCTGGGGCGCAAGGTCGTCGCGGGCGGTGGCGCGGCGATGATGGCGTGGCGCGAGGAGATCCTCTCCGACTGCGCGCGCGCCGACGAAGCGGGCGTCGATCGTGCGCGCACCCAGTCGGTGCGCGATGCGCTCGAGCGCGTGGTCGCGCTCACCGGCGCGCTCGGCGCGCGCGGCATGAAGGGCGACGTGAACGGCATGCTCGCGCACAGCGCCGACTACCTGCAGCTCGCGTCGATCCTCGCGGTCGCGTGGATGTGGACGCGCATGCGCGCGGCGGTCGCGGGGCGCGACGAGGCATTCGCGCGCGCCATCGATCGCGCCGCGATGTACTGGATCGCGACCGAGGTGCCGCGCATCGAGGTGCTCGCGCGTCTCTGCGAGAGCGCGGAGCCGAGCTACCTCGGGCTCGATCCCGCGGATCTCTGA
- a CDS encoding CAP domain-containing protein, translating to MLPFLLLLTACGGDDERVSYDPDGEGPEPAVTLDCRDPESWPASWVAFEDEILAEVNARRAAGATCGGEDKPPVPPLAMDAALREAARCHSLDMAANGYFSHDSADGRSPWDRAMEASYAGFASGENIIAGHSTGAEAVAGWMDSPGHCNNIMADGPNDTGIGYAFIDGSPFGHYATELFGSHE from the coding sequence GTGTTGCCATTCCTTCTGCTCCTCACCGCGTGCGGCGGCGACGACGAGCGCGTCTCGTACGACCCCGACGGTGAAGGCCCGGAGCCCGCGGTCACGCTCGACTGCCGCGATCCCGAGAGCTGGCCCGCGTCGTGGGTCGCGTTCGAAGACGAGATCCTCGCGGAGGTCAACGCGCGCCGCGCGGCGGGCGCGACCTGCGGCGGCGAGGACAAGCCGCCGGTGCCGCCGCTGGCGATGGACGCCGCGCTGCGCGAGGCCGCGCGCTGCCACAGCCTCGACATGGCGGCCAACGGCTATTTCTCCCACGACAGCGCGGACGGACGCAGCCCGTGGGACCGCGCCATGGAGGCGAGCTACGCCGGGTTCGCGTCGGGCGAGAACATCATCGCGGGCCATTCGACGGGCGCCGAAGCCGTCGCCGGCTGGATGGACTCGCCGGGGCACTGCAACAACATCATGGCGGATGGCCCGAACGACACGGGCATCGGCTACGCGTTCATCGACGGATCGCCGTTCGGCCACTACGCGACCGAGCTCTTCGGCAGCCACGAGTGA
- a CDS encoding UbiA family prenyltransferase, protein MLRALWTLARPKGMVLIAFLPMIGFGFAYWDHGCRIPGFGALVPLGLLATMWAVPHMGTMWLNAALDRDEGQVLFGKSVPVPRGIEKFAYATLAFSLTAAFVTGLGLGLCVLGCAILSVLYSHPRTAWKGHAILGPLANAIGYGVLSPLGGFLLSDLPPTPRGAATLALSVTYIVAAYLAAQAFQEDEDRARGYRTLVALRGARFTLDVTRAFLALSVILTLVLAAIGWYPRLVLLAAPAFLVADRYLARWRDVPGGGDGSWAAGFFVRMMIAGLVCITAVSADYGWSQLHGEPAGGIATASGRPATPACGVESP, encoded by the coding sequence GTGCTCCGCGCTCTCTGGACCCTCGCGCGCCCCAAGGGGATGGTGCTGATCGCGTTCCTGCCGATGATCGGCTTCGGGTTCGCGTATTGGGATCACGGCTGTCGCATCCCGGGCTTCGGCGCGCTCGTTCCGCTCGGGCTCCTCGCGACGATGTGGGCCGTGCCGCACATGGGCACGATGTGGCTGAACGCCGCGCTCGATCGCGACGAAGGACAGGTCCTCTTCGGCAAGAGCGTCCCGGTGCCGCGCGGCATCGAGAAGTTCGCCTACGCGACGCTCGCGTTCTCGCTCACCGCCGCGTTCGTGACCGGTCTCGGGCTCGGGCTCTGCGTGCTCGGCTGCGCGATCCTCTCGGTGCTCTACTCGCACCCGCGCACTGCGTGGAAGGGCCACGCGATCCTCGGACCGCTCGCGAACGCGATCGGCTACGGCGTGCTCTCTCCGCTCGGCGGGTTCCTGCTCTCCGATCTCCCGCCGACCCCGCGCGGCGCGGCGACGCTCGCGCTCAGCGTCACGTACATCGTCGCGGCGTACCTCGCGGCGCAGGCGTTCCAGGAGGACGAGGATCGCGCGCGCGGCTATCGCACCCTCGTCGCGCTGCGCGGTGCGCGCTTCACGCTCGACGTCACCCGCGCGTTCCTCGCGCTCTCGGTGATCCTCACGCTCGTGCTCGCGGCGATCGGCTGGTACCCGCGGCTCGTGCTCCTCGCGGCGCCGGCGTTCCTCGTGGCCGATCGCTACCTCGCGCGATGGCGCGACGTGCCGGGCGGGGGCGACGGATCGTGGGCCGCGGGGTTCTTCGTGCGGATGATGATCGCGGGCCTCGTCTGCATCACCGCGGTCTCCGCCGACTACGGCTGGAGCCAGCTGCACGGCGAGCCCGCGGGCGGGATCGCGACCGCCTCCGGCCGTCCCGCGACGCCTGCCTGCGGCGTCGAATCGCCGTGA
- a CDS encoding GNAT family N-acetyltransferase, translating to MRVRTDLRPSDREAIDRIVRAVGVFRPEEVDVAMELVDEGLSTNDDEYFFAVAEDDHGTVLGYACWGHAPMTDATYDLYWIAVDPTRHGGGIGQKLLAACEDDVRARGGRLLLIETEGTPDYEPTRRFYLRAGYPEIARVRDYYRVGADKIVYGRSLTS from the coding sequence GTGCGCGTACGGACTGATCTGCGCCCCAGCGACCGCGAGGCGATCGATCGCATCGTGCGGGCCGTCGGTGTCTTCCGCCCCGAGGAGGTCGACGTCGCGATGGAGCTCGTCGACGAGGGGCTCTCCACCAACGACGACGAGTACTTCTTCGCGGTCGCGGAGGACGATCACGGCACCGTGCTCGGGTACGCGTGCTGGGGCCACGCGCCGATGACCGACGCGACCTACGACCTCTACTGGATCGCCGTCGACCCCACGCGACACGGCGGCGGCATCGGGCAGAAGCTCCTCGCGGCGTGCGAGGACGACGTGCGCGCGCGGGGCGGACGCCTCTTGTTGATCGAGACCGAGGGCACGCCCGACTACGAGCCCACGCGTCGCTTCTATCTGCGCGCCGGCTATCCCGAGATCGCGCGAGTGCGCGACTATTACCGCGTGGGCGCGGACAAGATCGTCTACGGACGGAGCCTGACCTCGTGA